In the genome of Pseudomonas sp. HS6, one region contains:
- the def gene encoding peptide deformylase translates to MIREILKMGDERLLRIAPPVPAEMLDSPELWQLIDDMFQTMESVGGVGLAAPQIGVDLQLVIFGFEHSERYPDAEAVPQTILINPLITPLSPLMEEGFEGCLSVPGLRGAVDRYQQIRYEGVDPKGEPIVRVASGFHARVVQHECDHLIGRLYPSRITDFSKFGYTEVMFPDLDPNADD, encoded by the coding sequence ATGATCCGTGAAATCCTGAAGATGGGCGACGAACGCCTGCTGCGCATTGCCCCGCCAGTGCCTGCCGAAATGCTCGATAGCCCTGAGCTGTGGCAACTGATCGACGACATGTTCCAGACCATGGAAAGCGTCGGCGGTGTCGGCCTGGCCGCGCCGCAGATCGGCGTCGACCTGCAACTGGTGATCTTCGGTTTCGAGCACAGCGAGCGTTACCCGGACGCCGAAGCCGTGCCGCAGACGATCCTGATCAATCCGCTGATCACGCCGTTGAGTCCCTTGATGGAAGAGGGCTTCGAAGGCTGTCTGTCGGTGCCCGGCCTGCGGGGCGCAGTGGATCGTTATCAGCAGATCCGCTACGAAGGTGTCGACCCCAAGGGCGAGCCGATCGTGCGCGTTGCATCGGGCTTCCACGCGCGGGTGGTGCAGCATGAATGCGATCACTTGATCGGTCGGCTGTACCCGTCGCGCATCACCGATTTCAGCAAGTTCGGTTACACCGAGGTGATGTTCCCGGATCTCGATCCCAACGCCGACGACTGA
- a CDS encoding DUF3820 family protein, with protein MNPEKLELLVTREMPFGKYKGRIIADLPGPYLNWFAREGFPHGELGGLLALMQEIDHNGLSELLEPLRAKHGKPAPRH; from the coding sequence ATGAACCCTGAAAAACTCGAACTGCTGGTCACCCGCGAAATGCCCTTCGGCAAGTACAAGGGACGGATCATCGCCGACCTCCCCGGCCCGTACCTGAATTGGTTTGCCCGGGAAGGTTTCCCCCACGGCGAACTCGGCGGCCTGTTGGCGCTGATGCAGGAAATCGATCACAACGGCCTGTCGGAGCTGCTTGAACCGTTGCGCGCCAAACATGGCAAACCCGCCCCGCGCCACTGA
- the pgl gene encoding 6-phosphogluconolactonase translates to MAISDVKLPAGVNAHEFKSPVLLAEGLALNVAKQLSDALAARGNAVLVVSGGRSPVAFFQHLAKQELDWSKVVVTLADERWVPVEHADSNAGLLKQYLLKGPAAKAQFLSLYSAAANVEQAAENADRLLAELPAIDVLVLGMGDDGHTASLFPDSPNLTEALQADGTRRCWPMLAPSVPRQRLTMSRALLASARHKILSISGQSKLTTLNAALASNDVAAMPVRAFLQPTLEIYWCP, encoded by the coding sequence ATGGCGATATCTGATGTGAAACTGCCCGCGGGCGTTAATGCCCACGAATTCAAGAGCCCGGTGTTGCTCGCCGAAGGCCTGGCGCTGAATGTCGCCAAGCAGTTGAGCGATGCATTGGCAGCGCGCGGCAACGCCGTGCTGGTGGTGTCCGGCGGTCGCAGCCCGGTGGCGTTTTTCCAGCACCTGGCCAAGCAGGAACTGGACTGGTCGAAGGTCGTAGTGACCCTGGCTGACGAGCGCTGGGTGCCGGTCGAACACGCCGACAGCAATGCCGGTCTGCTCAAGCAGTATCTGCTCAAGGGCCCGGCGGCCAAGGCGCAATTCCTCAGCCTTTACAGCGCGGCGGCCAACGTCGAGCAGGCTGCTGAAAACGCTGACCGCTTGCTTGCTGAATTGCCGGCCATTGATGTACTGGTGCTGGGCATGGGCGATGACGGTCACACCGCGTCTTTGTTCCCGGACAGCCCGAACCTGACCGAAGCCCTGCAAGCCGACGGCACCCGTCGCTGCTGGCCAATGCTCGCGCCAAGTGTGCCGCGTCAACGTCTGACCATGAGCCGCGCACTGCTGGCCTCGGCACGGCACAAGATTCTGTCGATTTCCGGTCAGTCGAAACTGACCACCCTGAATGCCGCACTGGCATCCAACGACGTCGCCGCCATGCCGGTTCGCGCGTTTCTGCAACCTACGTTAGAGATTTACTGGTGCCCATGA
- the fadD2 gene encoding long-chain-fatty-acid--CoA ligase FadD2 — MQPDFWNDKRPAGVPLDIDVGEFKSVIEVFERSCKKFADRPAFSNMGVTLTYAELERYSAAFAGYLQAHTDLVPGDRIAVQMPNVLHYPIAVFGALRAGLIVVNTNPLYTAREMRHQFKDSGARALVYLNMFGQKVQEVLPDTDIQYLIEAKMGDLMPTAKGWLVNTVVSKVKKMVPAYSLPQAISFKSALRMGRGLGIKPLKVGLDDIAVLQYTGGTTGLAKGAMLTHGNLVANMQQVRACLGQFGSDGQPLLREGQEVMIAPLPLYHIYAFTANCMCMMVSGNHNVLITNPRDIGGFIKELKNWKFSALLGLNTLFVALMDHPDFKTLDFSTLKLTNSGGTALVKATAERWEQITGCRITEGYGLTETSPVACTNPYGELSRIGTVGLPVPGTRLKVINDDGVEQPLGERGELCIKGPQIMKGYWQKPEATAEVLDAEGWFKSGDIAVIDPDGFVRIVDRKKDMIIVSGFNVYPNEIEDVVMAHPKVANCAVIGVPDERSGEAVKLFVVARETGVSLEELKAYCKENFTAYKVPKHIVLRESLPMTPVGKILRRELRDIA; from the coding sequence ATGCAACCTGATTTCTGGAATGACAAACGCCCGGCGGGCGTACCCCTGGACATCGACGTGGGTGAATTCAAGTCGGTGATCGAGGTGTTCGAGCGTTCCTGCAAGAAATTCGCTGATCGCCCGGCGTTCAGCAACATGGGCGTGACCCTGACCTACGCCGAGCTGGAGCGCTACAGCGCCGCGTTCGCCGGTTACCTGCAAGCCCACACCGATCTGGTGCCGGGGGATCGCATCGCGGTGCAGATGCCCAACGTCCTGCATTATCCGATTGCCGTGTTCGGCGCACTGCGCGCCGGGCTGATCGTGGTCAACACCAACCCGCTGTACACCGCGCGGGAGATGCGTCACCAGTTCAAGGACTCCGGTGCCCGGGCGCTGGTGTACCTGAACATGTTCGGCCAGAAGGTCCAGGAAGTACTGCCGGACACCGACATTCAGTACCTGATCGAAGCGAAGATGGGCGACCTGATGCCCACCGCCAAGGGCTGGCTGGTCAACACCGTGGTCAGCAAAGTGAAGAAGATGGTGCCGGCGTATTCGCTGCCCCAGGCGATTTCCTTCAAGAGCGCGTTGCGCATGGGCCGGGGCCTGGGCATCAAGCCATTAAAGGTCGGTCTCGACGACATCGCTGTCCTGCAATACACCGGCGGCACCACCGGTCTGGCCAAAGGCGCGATGCTCACCCACGGCAATCTGGTGGCCAACATGCAGCAGGTTCGCGCCTGTCTCGGCCAGTTCGGCAGCGACGGTCAGCCGTTGTTGCGCGAAGGCCAGGAAGTGATGATCGCGCCGCTGCCGCTGTACCACATCTATGCCTTCACCGCGAATTGCATGTGCATGATGGTGTCCGGCAACCACAACGTATTGATCACGAACCCGCGTGACATCGGCGGCTTCATCAAGGAGCTGAAAAACTGGAAGTTCTCGGCACTGCTGGGGCTCAACACACTGTTTGTCGCGCTGATGGATCATCCGGACTTCAAGACACTCGACTTCTCCACCCTCAAGCTCACCAACTCCGGCGGCACAGCACTGGTCAAGGCCACCGCCGAACGCTGGGAGCAGATCACCGGTTGCCGCATCACCGAAGGCTACGGCCTGACTGAAACCTCGCCGGTAGCCTGCACCAACCCGTACGGCGAGCTGTCACGAATCGGCACGGTCGGCCTGCCGGTGCCGGGCACCCGGTTGAAAGTCATCAATGACGACGGCGTCGAGCAACCTTTGGGTGAGCGCGGCGAACTGTGTATCAAGGGCCCGCAGATCATGAAGGGCTACTGGCAGAAACCCGAGGCCACCGCCGAGGTGCTGGATGCCGAGGGCTGGTTCAAGTCTGGCGACATCGCGGTGATCGACCCGGACGGTTTCGTGCGCATCGTCGATCGCAAGAAGGACATGATCATCGTCTCCGGTTTCAACGTGTACCCGAACGAAATCGAAGACGTGGTGATGGCCCATCCGAAAGTCGCTAACTGCGCAGTGATCGGCGTGCCGGACGAGCGCTCCGGGGAAGCGGTGAAGCTGTTTGTGGTGGCGCGGGAAACCGGCGTGAGCCTGGAAGAGCTGAAGGCCTACTGCAAAGAGAATTTCACCGCTTACAAGGTGCCGAAACACATCGTGCTGCGTGAGTCGTTGCCGATGACGCCTGTCGGGAAAATTCTGCGGCGGGAGTTGCGCGATATCGCATAA
- a CDS encoding bifunctional 4-hydroxy-2-oxoglutarate aldolase/2-dehydro-3-deoxy-phosphogluconate aldolase — protein MTTPSPTVSMADKVALIDSLCAKARILPVITIAREQDVLPLADALAAGGLTALEVTLRSQFGLKAIQILREQRPELVTGAGTVLDRNMLAAAEAAGSQFIVTPGITRDLLEASVESPIPLLPGISNASGIMEGYGLGYRRFKLFPAEVSGGVAAIKALGGPFGEVKFCPTGGVGPANIKSYMALKNVMCVGGSWMLDPEWIKNGDWARIQECTAEALALLD, from the coding sequence ATGACAACCCCATCCCCGACCGTTTCCATGGCGGACAAAGTTGCCCTGATCGACAGCCTCTGCGCCAAGGCGCGGATCCTGCCGGTGATCACCATCGCCCGTGAACAGGACGTGCTGCCCTTGGCCGACGCCTTGGCCGCCGGTGGTCTGACCGCGCTGGAAGTGACCCTGCGTTCGCAGTTCGGCCTCAAGGCGATCCAGATCCTGCGCGAACAGCGCCCGGAGCTGGTGACCGGTGCCGGCACCGTGCTCGACCGCAACATGCTGGCTGCTGCCGAAGCGGCCGGTTCGCAATTCATCGTCACCCCGGGCATCACCCGCGACCTGCTGGAAGCCAGCGTCGAAAGCCCGATCCCGCTACTGCCGGGCATCAGCAACGCCTCCGGCATCATGGAAGGCTATGGCCTGGGTTATCGCCGTTTCAAGCTGTTCCCGGCTGAAGTCAGCGGCGGCGTGGCGGCCATCAAAGCCCTCGGCGGCCCGTTCGGCGAAGTGAAATTCTGCCCGACTGGCGGCGTCGGCCCGGCCAACATCAAGAGCTACATGGCGCTGAAAAACGTCATGTGCGTGGGTGGTAGCTGGATGCTCGATCCGGAGTGGATCAAGAACGGCGATTGGGCGCGCATTCAGGAATGCACCGCCGAGGCTCTGGCGCTGCTGGACTGA
- a CDS encoding YihY/virulence factor BrkB family protein, translated as MIFPDMKGLPLHRVIVRTVTEFMDDEMSTYASALAYQMLFSLFPFILFLIALIGFLHLPDFFSWLRLQSELVLPPQALEQVNPVIDQLQQSKGGLLSVGIVVALYTASAGVRLMMSAMNAAYDVVEGRPIWKRFPLSIFYTVGIAGMLLAAAALMVLGPQVMGWIAGQFGLEDFIVTVWTIARWPVIVILMMVAVALIYYVMPDVKQEFRFITPGSVLAVVVWIIASLGFAFYVKTFANYNAMYGSIGAIIVLLLYFYISAAVLLLGAEMNAVIEHMSSEGKDPGEKVPGELDEHPKQHVSGLGRDHSLDPNTDEA; from the coding sequence ATGATTTTCCCCGACATGAAAGGCCTGCCCCTGCACCGGGTCATCGTGCGTACCGTCACCGAGTTCATGGACGACGAGATGTCGACCTATGCCTCGGCACTGGCCTACCAGATGCTGTTCTCGCTGTTCCCGTTCATTCTGTTCCTGATTGCCCTGATCGGCTTCCTGCACCTGCCGGACTTCTTCTCCTGGCTGCGCCTGCAATCGGAGCTGGTGTTGCCGCCCCAGGCGCTGGAGCAGGTCAACCCGGTGATCGACCAGTTGCAGCAATCCAAGGGCGGCCTGCTTTCAGTGGGTATCGTCGTTGCCCTGTACACCGCGTCCGCCGGTGTGCGCCTGATGATGAGCGCGATGAATGCGGCCTACGACGTGGTCGAAGGCAGGCCGATCTGGAAGCGCTTCCCGCTGTCGATTTTCTACACCGTCGGCATCGCCGGCATGTTGCTGGCCGCCGCGGCGCTGATGGTGCTGGGGCCTCAGGTGATGGGCTGGATTGCGGGTCAGTTCGGGCTGGAAGACTTCATCGTCACCGTATGGACCATCGCTCGCTGGCCGGTGATCGTGATCCTGATGATGGTCGCCGTCGCGTTGATTTATTACGTGATGCCTGACGTCAAACAGGAGTTCCGTTTCATCACCCCGGGCTCGGTGCTGGCGGTGGTGGTGTGGATCATCGCGTCCCTGGGGTTCGCGTTTTACGTCAAGACGTTCGCCAACTACAACGCCATGTATGGCAGCATCGGTGCGATCATCGTGCTGTTGCTGTATTTCTACATTTCCGCCGCCGTGCTGTTGCTGGGCGCGGAGATGAATGCGGTGATCGAACACATGTCCAGCGAGGGCAAGGACCCGGGAGAGAAAGTCCCCGGCGAACTCGATGAACATCCCAAACAACACGTTTCCGGACTTGGGCGCGATCATTCGCTCGACCCGAACACAGACGAAGCCTGA
- a CDS encoding MaoC family dehydratase, whose amino-acid sequence MTQVTNIPYEALEVGQTASYSKTVEERDIQLFAAMSGDHNPVHLDAEFAAASMFKERIAHGMFSGALISAAVACELPGPGTIYIGQQMSFQKPVKIGDTLTVRLEILEKLPKFRVRIATRVFNQRDELVVDGEAEILAPRKQQTVTLPTLPAISIG is encoded by the coding sequence ATGACCCAGGTTACCAACATCCCTTACGAAGCTCTCGAAGTCGGCCAGACCGCCAGCTACAGCAAGACGGTAGAAGAGCGTGACATCCAGCTGTTCGCCGCGATGTCCGGCGACCACAACCCGGTGCACCTGGACGCCGAGTTCGCCGCCGCCAGCATGTTCAAGGAACGCATCGCCCACGGCATGTTCAGTGGCGCGTTGATCAGTGCGGCCGTGGCATGCGAGCTGCCTGGGCCGGGCACCATTTACATCGGCCAGCAGATGAGCTTCCAGAAGCCGGTAAAGATCGGCGACACCCTGACCGTACGCCTGGAAATCCTCGAGAAACTGCCGAAATTCCGCGTGCGCATTGCCACTCGCGTGTTCAACCAGCGCGATGAGCTGGTGGTGGACGGCGAGGCAGAGATCCTGGCTCCGCGTAAGCAGCAGACTGTTACCCTGCCGACCTTGCCGGCCATCAGCATCGGCTGA
- a CDS encoding aminotransferase class V-fold PLP-dependent enzyme, protein MPDNTRRARDEAFWQTFADRYDRHPGPVNLENGYFGRMSRTVVEDYQRHIELINNSNSVYVRQRFEQHDSLDIRAQLAELIGVRAQSIAFTQNATAGLQSLIRNYNRLEPGDQVLICDLEYDTVKGAMRWLARHRGVEVIEIEHTYPASFDSLLATYREAFIRYPKLKLMALTHVTHRTGLVMPVQAIAALAKEHGVDIILDGAHALGQIEFDLEALGIAFAGYNLHKWIGSPLTLGFLYIAPQRLADIDPDMGEMHFPLNDIRSRTPYSTPNIPALMTLPLVFEEHRSLGGAAAKGARVNYLRNLWVSAVRNLPGIEVTTPDDPRLYCGITSIRFTRHADQQAMVERLLSDYNLFTVVRNGAACGPCIRITPSLTTTAAEIQSLVLALNELR, encoded by the coding sequence ATGCCCGATAACACCCGCCGCGCCCGAGACGAAGCCTTCTGGCAAACCTTCGCCGACCGTTACGACCGCCACCCCGGCCCCGTGAACCTGGAAAACGGCTACTTCGGGCGCATGTCGCGAACCGTGGTCGAGGACTACCAGCGCCACATCGAACTGATCAACAACAGCAACTCGGTCTACGTACGCCAACGCTTTGAACAGCACGACAGCCTCGACATCCGCGCGCAACTGGCCGAGCTGATCGGCGTACGCGCTCAGAGCATCGCCTTCACCCAGAACGCCACCGCCGGCCTGCAGTCGCTGATCCGCAACTACAACCGCCTCGAGCCTGGCGATCAGGTGCTGATCTGCGATCTGGAATACGACACGGTCAAAGGCGCCATGCGCTGGCTGGCCCGCCATCGCGGGGTCGAGGTGATCGAGATCGAGCACACGTACCCGGCCAGTTTCGACAGCCTGCTGGCGACTTACCGCGAAGCCTTCATCCGCTATCCAAAGCTCAAGCTGATGGCGCTGACCCACGTCACCCACCGCACTGGTCTGGTGATGCCGGTGCAGGCCATTGCCGCGCTGGCCAAGGAGCATGGCGTCGATATCATCCTCGATGGCGCCCATGCCCTCGGCCAGATCGAGTTCGATCTGGAAGCGCTGGGTATCGCGTTCGCCGGGTACAACCTGCACAAATGGATCGGCTCGCCGCTGACCCTGGGTTTTCTGTATATCGCTCCGCAGCGTCTGGCCGACATAGACCCGGACATGGGCGAGATGCATTTCCCGCTCAACGACATCCGCTCGCGCACACCCTACAGCACGCCGAACATACCGGCGCTGATGACCCTGCCGCTGGTGTTCGAGGAACACCGCTCACTCGGTGGCGCGGCGGCCAAGGGCGCACGGGTCAACTACCTGCGCAACCTGTGGGTCAGCGCTGTGCGCAACTTGCCGGGCATCGAAGTCACGACCCCGGACGATCCGCGGCTGTATTGCGGCATCACTTCTATTCGGTTTACCCGACATGCCGACCAGCAGGCGATGGTCGAACGACTGCTCAGCGACTACAACCTGTTCACCGTCGTGCGCAACGGCGCCGCCTGTGGGCCGTGCATCCGCATCACGCCGTCACTGACCACCACGGCGGCGGAGATTCAGTCGCTGGTTCTGGCGCTGAACGAACTGCGCTAA
- a CDS encoding PA2169 family four-helix-bundle protein — MTDMNKEAISVLNDLIETSKDGQEGFKTCAEDIKHPELKTLFVTRSADCATAAAELQAAVRSMGGDPETSTSVSGDLHRRWVDVKAMFTGKDEEAVLNEAERGEDHALKAYREAIEKINKHNLVGIRDLVERQYHGVQRNHDQVKALRNQARARS; from the coding sequence ATGACTGACATGAATAAAGAAGCCATCTCCGTCCTCAACGACCTGATCGAAACCAGCAAGGACGGTCAGGAAGGGTTCAAGACCTGCGCTGAAGACATCAAGCACCCAGAACTGAAAACCCTGTTCGTGACCCGTTCAGCCGACTGCGCAACTGCCGCAGCTGAACTGCAGGCAGCGGTGCGCTCGATGGGTGGCGATCCGGAAACCTCCACCAGCGTCAGTGGTGACTTGCATCGTCGCTGGGTCGACGTCAAAGCCATGTTCACCGGCAAGGACGAAGAAGCCGTGCTCAACGAAGCCGAGCGTGGTGAAGATCACGCTCTGAAGGCTTATCGGGAAGCGATCGAGAAGATCAACAAGCACAACCTGGTCGGCATTCGTGATCTGGTTGAGCGTCAGTACCACGGCGTGCAACGCAATCATGATCAGGTGAAAGCGCTGCGTAACCAGGCTCGCGCACGCTCGTAA
- a CDS encoding intradiol ring-cleavage dioxygenase: protein MDNQPSAPSVYQLAPEQVAGPYFRNPKLLRRNISEGAEGLPLLLRLTIVDAMTAEPVSGALVDIWHCNARGAYSGWSRINPDLEVDVDAIGSVPRTDDDTYLRGGQFSDHKGRVRFTTIYPGFYAGRALHIHVAVRIVAGNEYLEERNVAWVGQLYFPEVVSRGVLNAKAYRGRGSVPVCNADDSYYANMGGEASTLTVWPIGRESHEDGYFGHLTIGIDTFAVSSQIKPEDFDKYTV from the coding sequence ATGGATAACCAGCCTTCAGCTCCATCGGTTTATCAACTGGCCCCCGAGCAAGTCGCCGGGCCGTATTTTCGCAATCCCAAACTGCTGCGCCGCAACATCAGTGAAGGTGCCGAGGGCTTGCCTTTGCTGTTGCGCCTGACCATCGTCGATGCGATGACCGCCGAACCGGTCAGCGGCGCCCTGGTGGATATCTGGCACTGCAACGCACGCGGTGCCTATTCCGGTTGGAGCCGTATCAACCCGGATCTGGAAGTCGATGTCGATGCGATCGGTTCAGTTCCGCGAACCGACGATGACACCTATCTGCGCGGTGGCCAGTTCAGTGATCACAAGGGTAGGGTGCGTTTTACCACTATCTATCCGGGTTTCTACGCCGGACGCGCCCTGCACATTCACGTGGCGGTTCGCATCGTCGCCGGCAACGAATATCTGGAGGAACGCAATGTGGCCTGGGTCGGGCAGCTGTACTTTCCCGAGGTGGTTTCTCGCGGGGTGCTCAACGCCAAGGCGTATCGCGGGCGCGGTTCGGTGCCGGTGTGCAACGCCGACGACAGCTACTACGCCAACATGGGCGGAGAAGCCTCGACCTTGACGGTGTGGCCCATCGGCCGGGAGTCACACGAAGACGGTTACTTCGGCCACCTCACGATCGGCATCGACACCTTTGCGGTGTCGTCGCAGATCAAGCCCGAGGACTTCGACAAGTACACGGTTTAG
- the fadD1 gene encoding long-chain-fatty-acid--CoA ligase FadD1 — MIEDFWKDKYPAGIAADINPDEYPNIQAVLKQSCQRFADKPAFSNLGKTITYGELYELSGAFAAYLQQHTDLQPGDRIAVQLPNVLQYPVAVFGAIRAGLIVVNTNPLYTAREMEHQFNDSGAKALVCLANMAHLAEAVVPKTGVKHVIVTEVADLLPPIKRLLINSVIKYVKKMVPAYHLPKAVKFNDVLSKGQGQPVAEANPDSGDVAVLQYTGGTTGVAKGAMLTHRNLVANMLQCKALMGSNLNEGCEILITPLPLYHIYAFTFHCMAMMLIGNHNILISNPRDLPAMVKELSKWKFSGFVGLNTLFVALCNNEGFRKLDFSALKVTLSGGMALQLAAAERWKAVTGCPICEGYGMTETSPVATVNPIQNIQIGTIGIPVPSTLCKVIDDAGVEQPLGEIGELCVKGPQVMKGYWQRQEATDEMLDSEGWLKTGDIALIQPDGYMRIVDRKKDMILVSGFNVYPNELEDVLATLPGVLQCAAIGIPDEKSGEAIKIFIVAKPGVTLTKETVMEHMRANVTGYKVPRSVEFRDALPTTNVGKILRRELRDEELKKIKAKNAA, encoded by the coding sequence ATGATCGAAGACTTTTGGAAGGATAAGTACCCCGCTGGAATTGCTGCCGACATCAATCCAGACGAGTACCCGAATATTCAGGCAGTGTTGAAGCAATCCTGCCAACGCTTCGCCGACAAACCGGCGTTCAGCAACCTGGGCAAGACCATCACCTACGGTGAACTGTACGAATTGTCCGGTGCGTTTGCCGCTTATCTGCAACAGCATACCGATTTGCAGCCCGGTGATCGAATCGCCGTGCAACTGCCCAACGTGTTGCAGTACCCGGTCGCCGTCTTCGGTGCCATCCGTGCCGGGCTGATCGTGGTCAACACCAACCCGCTGTACACCGCGCGGGAAATGGAACACCAATTCAACGACTCTGGCGCCAAGGCGCTGGTGTGCCTGGCGAACATGGCGCACCTGGCCGAAGCCGTGGTGCCGAAAACCGGCGTCAAACACGTCATCGTCACCGAAGTCGCCGACCTGCTGCCGCCAATCAAGCGCCTGCTGATCAACAGCGTCATCAAGTACGTGAAGAAAATGGTCCCGGCCTATCACCTGCCCAAAGCCGTCAAGTTCAACGACGTGCTGAGCAAGGGCCAGGGTCAACCGGTCGCCGAAGCCAACCCGGACAGCGGCGACGTCGCGGTGCTGCAATACACCGGCGGCACCACCGGCGTGGCCAAGGGCGCGATGCTCACCCATCGCAACCTCGTCGCCAACATGCTGCAGTGCAAGGCGCTGATGGGCTCCAACCTCAATGAAGGTTGCGAGATCCTGATCACCCCGCTGCCGCTTTACCACATCTATGCGTTCACCTTTCATTGCATGGCGATGATGCTGATCGGCAACCACAACATCCTGATCAGCAACCCGCGCGACCTGCCGGCGATGGTCAAGGAACTGTCGAAGTGGAAGTTCAGCGGCTTCGTCGGCCTCAACACGCTGTTCGTGGCCCTGTGCAACAACGAAGGTTTCCGCAAGCTGGATTTCTCGGCGCTGAAAGTCACCCTGTCCGGTGGCATGGCCCTGCAACTGGCTGCGGCCGAGCGCTGGAAAGCGGTCACCGGTTGCCCGATCTGCGAAGGTTACGGCATGACCGAAACCAGCCCGGTGGCCACGGTCAACCCGATCCAGAACATCCAGATTGGCACCATCGGCATTCCGGTGCCGTCGACCCTGTGCAAAGTCATCGACGATGCCGGTGTCGAGCAGCCGCTGGGCGAAATCGGCGAGCTGTGCGTCAAGGGTCCGCAAGTGATGAAGGGCTACTGGCAGCGTCAGGAAGCCACCGACGAGATGCTCGACAGCGAAGGCTGGTTGAAGACCGGCGACATCGCGCTGATCCAGCCGGACGGCTATATGCGCATTGTCGATCGCAAGAAAGACATGATCCTGGTCTCTGGTTTCAACGTGTACCCGAATGAACTGGAAGACGTGCTGGCGACCCTGCCGGGCGTGTTGCAGTGCGCGGCCATCGGCATTCCGGACGAGAAGTCGGGCGAAGCGATCAAGATCTTCATCGTCGCCAAACCAGGCGTCACGCTGACCAAGGAAACGGTGATGGAGCACATGCGCGCCAACGTCACCGGCTACAAGGTGCCGCGTTCGGTGGAATTCCGCGATGCGCTGCCGACCACCAACGTCGGCAAGATCCTGCGCCGCGAGTTGCGCGACGAAGAGCTGAAGAAGATCAAGGCGAAGAACGCCGCGTAA
- a CDS encoding CsbD family protein, which translates to MSSTGDKVKGMANEAVGNVKQGVGKATDNTKLQAEGKLQEKKGEAQQAVGKAKDAIKKGVDKA; encoded by the coding sequence ATGAGTAGCACAGGCGATAAAGTAAAAGGCATGGCCAACGAAGCCGTCGGCAACGTCAAGCAGGGTGTCGGCAAAGCCACCGACAACACCAAGCTGCAAGCCGAAGGCAAACTGCAAGAGAAGAAAGGCGAGGCCCAGCAAGCGGTGGGCAAAGCCAAGGATGCGATCAAGAAAGGCGTCGACAAGGCTTGA
- a CDS encoding alpha/beta hydrolase, producing the protein MIHDTFWLDASDRSRLFVNQWLPNTPLKAVILLAHGMAEHSARYARLAESFCAEGYGVYAPDQRGHGKTADHGTLGHFADDDGWCKVVGDLASLNQFIGQRHPGVPIVLLGHSMGSYIAQAYLLHHSASLHGAILSGSNFQPVALYRAARQIARFEKLRQGAKGRSALIEWLSFGSFNNKFKPARTAFDWLSRDPAEVDKYATDPLCGFRCTNQLWIDLLGGLQQISKASNLAQIDPGLPLLVIGGECDPVSEGKRLTDLANALRAAGSQNLQLKIYPQARHELFNETNRDEVTADVLAWIDQALSHRRPHRSE; encoded by the coding sequence ATGATCCACGACACTTTCTGGCTGGACGCGAGTGACCGCAGCCGCCTCTTCGTCAACCAGTGGCTGCCGAATACGCCGCTGAAAGCGGTGATTCTGCTGGCCCACGGCATGGCCGAGCACAGCGCTCGGTACGCGCGGCTGGCAGAGTCGTTCTGCGCCGAAGGCTACGGGGTGTATGCGCCTGATCAGCGCGGCCATGGCAAAACCGCCGATCATGGGACGCTCGGGCATTTCGCCGATGACGATGGCTGGTGCAAGGTGGTTGGGGATCTCGCGAGCCTCAACCAGTTCATCGGCCAGCGTCATCCGGGCGTGCCGATCGTGCTGCTCGGGCACAGCATGGGCAGCTACATCGCGCAGGCTTATTTACTGCATCACAGCGCCAGCCTGCACGGCGCGATTCTCAGCGGTTCGAATTTCCAGCCGGTTGCGCTGTACCGCGCGGCCCGGCAGATCGCCAGGTTCGAAAAACTGCGTCAGGGTGCCAAGGGTCGCAGTGCGCTGATCGAATGGCTGTCGTTCGGCTCGTTCAACAATAAATTCAAACCGGCGCGCACCGCGTTTGACTGGCTGAGTCGCGACCCGGCCGAAGTCGACAAGTACGCCACCGATCCGCTGTGCGGCTTTCGCTGCACCAATCAGTTGTGGATCGACCTGCTCGGCGGGTTGCAGCAAATCAGCAAAGCGTCCAATCTCGCCCAGATCGACCCGGGCCTGCCGCTGCTGGTGATTGGCGGCGAATGTGATCCGGTGAGTGAAGGCAAGCGTCTGACTGATCTGGCCAATGCCTTGCGCGCGGCCGGCAGCCAGAACCTGCAACTGAAAATCTACCCGCAGGCGCGGCACGAATTGTTCAACGAGACCAACCGCGACGAAGTGACCGCCGATGTGCTGGCCTGGATCGACCAGGCGCTGAGCCATCGTCGCCCTCACCGCAGCGAATAA